The DNA sequence ttattttacatggaGATTTCATTTGCCAACCAGTACAAGGATTATCATCGGGAAAAGTTTGGACTGAAGGAAAACAATGTTGACTTTGTTCTCGGTTACATGGAGAAATTATCCGAGGCAGGGATTGACAATGATTCGCACGATATTATCATGTAAGTAATTGTGAGTGTACAATATGATAAAAATGGTCAGGAGGTTGCCGATGCCGTGTGATAGGCGTGACAACATTGTGGTGGCGTTATCACATTCCGTGTAGCCTCGATAtatttacatgaaaaatattttctctcATAAAACCACTCTCCTGTCGACTTGATTAATGTCGACGAAAAAATAGGTAAGGGATCTGAAACCGCCTCTCATGCGTTACTTTTTATTTCACGTGAGACTATTTAAAGGAAGGGGGGTTGTCTGAACTGCGCATGTGGACTTTCTggtttataaacaatgtatttcatgcattataTCTAAATAATGCATTACGTATAcatatagctgcaacatttaaattttacgatattaacaaacatgttttaactttcatcaatagcCAAtataccctagatacagtgtttacaccggtcgtaggggtccctggcaacctttgagcacagttccgacgaccatcTCCCTTTAACTTAGTTGAGGGTAACATAGTTGATTCTGCATAGTCGGAATGCTCAATGAAAGTGACGCTGCTGTTCAAAAGCTGATACATTTTCGAGTATAAATCCTGAGaggaagatttcatttttgaacgGGGGTGGAGGCTTGAAATCATGGGGTGGTTGAAGTGTACAGAACGGTTTTAGAGGGAAATGTCTCATAAGAATATGACCGCAGCGTTTGCCATTTATATTAATACAGCTGCAGCAGTTTACGAAATTGCTATGAATTGAAGTAAGACAGGTTTAAAACGAACAAGAACAATACATTCGCATGTACATTTTTGGTTATGACACTTCAGCCTAAGATGAAAACGTCTTTTCTGATGAGTAACTGAAAGTCAAGTTCACTGTTGTCGGCTTCCAGCGGTACCACTCTCAGTGGAAATAGGTATCACCATGAAAGTGCATGAAGTGTGCTGTCACCCAACTCAATCTTTGTAACGGAAAGAGTCCCAACGTGGCAGTCAACTTACCCGCTTCTTTGCTTTAATTTCTCACCTCTGTTCATTTTGATGCATCACCATCCAGATCCAATTGCGTCATATGTCTGTCGACCGATAAGCCCGCCGTGCTCCAGGAAGGCTTTCGCGCCCTCAAAACCGGCGGCGAGATTTACTTCAGCGACATGTACGTTGATCGCCCTCTTCCGGAGAAACTGAAGAATTCAACGGACAAAGTGTTGTGGGGTAGGTGTCACCATAATAATACACTACCTACGCATGATTTCATCCCAAACAATATGTATAAGTTCCAAGCATAATAAGTAAAACGCAGCCTACATCCCATCATTTCTTACCGACCAGTTCGGGCAGTATTGTCAGGGTCACTTTTTGTACATATCCATACTGTGACTTTCCTCCAGCAGTAAAATCCATGATGTAATAAAGTTACCTTTTTATCATTTACATCAAATCAAAACATGTTTATACGCTCGCTAGGGCAGAAATAGGCGTCACGTGTGTACtcgtctttcattttcatgtgCACCTTGATTTTCTCCACAAGGTGAGGGCCTCTCTGGGGCTTTGTTCTGGAAGGAGCTGATTAACATTGCGGAAGAAGTTGGGTTCAGTACACCTCGTCTCGTGGATGCATCGGCCATGACGATTAATGAAAAACATCGATAACTCGTCGGTAAGTCGTCACATTTGTGCAACttgaattgagagagagagagagagagagagagagagagagagagagagagagagagagagagagagagagagagagagagggcagTCAAGCGTTTGAAATCCATTGAGAGACTGACTGTCAGTCTCAAACTGATTGTACTGGAGGAAATAAACACTGGGATAACGCTAAGTTTTCAATGTGCACCATTATGACTCGTCTTATTTTTATGTTCAGAGGGAACAAACTATGCTTCGGTTACCTACCGTCTGTTCAAACTTCCCGAAGATCGGAGTTCGGAAACAGTCGTCAGGTATCGTGGTTCTATAACCGACCACGAAGACCAACTCAGGTTCGATGGGAACAACACATTCAAGGTAACAACACAAaccgaacaaacaaacaaacaaacaagcaaacaaacaaacatagttTAAACTAG is a window from the Ptychodera flava strain L36383 chromosome 11, AS_Pfla_20210202, whole genome shotgun sequence genome containing:
- the LOC139143838 gene encoding arsenite methyltransferase-like is translated as MSTTPKSADDEIVGNVKEYYGKTLTTTDDCTTSVACSRSSKPPKRIAELIGQIHDDVASKYYGCGLCIPNCVEGCNILDLGSGAGRDCFIVSKLVGPSGRVIGVDMTEEQISFANQYKDYHREKFGLKENNVDFVLGYMEKLSEAGIDNDSHDIIISNCVICLSTDKPAVLQEGFRALKTGGEIYFSDMYVDRPLPEKLKNSTDKVLWGEGLSGALFWKELINIAEEVGFSTPRLVDASAMTINEKHR